The following proteins are co-located in the Hemiscyllium ocellatum isolate sHemOce1 chromosome 34, sHemOce1.pat.X.cur, whole genome shotgun sequence genome:
- the LOC132832288 gene encoding tetranectin-like protein: MELRAIPLVLLVLCLLQMTHEQAVRNKPRKNGAAKKAMVTLSMIEDIKDQIAQIINEVNVLKEKQALQTVCLRGLKVYRKCFLLMDGQNNFHEAADDCIMHGGILGVPHNHHENNELYNYAKTTLGDGHDIWVGITDIATEGDWVDVSGKATNYTNWETIRRQPDGGTRANCVAMSGPANGRWFDDACARQKNYFCQFNIL, encoded by the exons atggagcTGAGAGCAATTCCCCTCGTACTCCTGGTTCTGTGTCTCCTGCAGATGACCCATGAACAGGCAGTCAGAAACAAACCGAGGAAGAATGGGGCTGCAAAGAAAG CGATGGTGACGCTAAGTATGATCGAAGACATCAAGGATCAGATTGCTCAGATCATTAACGAGGTGAACGTACTGAAGGAGAAACAGGCACTGCAGACAG TGTGCCTGAGAGGGCTCAAGGTTTACCGTAAGTGCTTCCTCCTCATGGACGGACAAAATAACTTCCATGAAGCGGCTGACGATTGCATCATGCATGGGGGCATCCTCGGCGTGCCACACAACCACCACGAGAACAATGAGCTGTACAACTACGCCAAGACGACCCTGGGGGACGGGCATGACATCTGGGTTGGCATCACTGACATCGCAACTGAGGGAGACTGGGTGGATGTGTCTGGAAAGGCCACCAACTACACCAACTGGGAGACCATTCGCCGCCAACCCGATGGTGGCACAAGGGCCAACTGTGTGGCAATGTCAGGCCCGGCTAACGGCAGGTGGTTTGACGACGCCTGTGCGCGCCAGAAAAATTACTTCTGTCAATTTAACATTCTTTAA